A stretch of Coccidioides posadasii str. Silveira chromosome 2, complete sequence DNA encodes these proteins:
- the RRP8 gene encoding rRNA processing protein RRP8 (EggNog:ENOG410PGVA~COG:A~BUSCO:8316at33183), which translates to MFAVPGWSVSVAELKPQTEQETPASHTPAADNRPDNTSRSKKRKRKHGTEDKVTKANVDEMWRRHIEGQDTKERSAVGTKSRKQKKKEKKLENTKRDTENYTAQADAPSTERRDGKSKSTRLNGDEIADEASELPRKKRKQTERVENSMNAKNKPSTSVASLPPSTSESNLTPLQKAMRDKLVSARFRHLNETLYTTPSTQALELFTANPELFSEYHAGFSRQVKESWPSNPVDDYILSVRTRGPIRPPSKGHKKPERPGGPTALPRRPNGLCTIADLGCGDAQFSRALTPVSKKMKMKILSYDLHEGDPLITKADISSLPLEDGTVDVTIFCLSLMGTNWVSFVEEAWRVLRGDGKGECWVSEVKSRFGKVTKKSKQASKPPAWSKNKTKKKRKETDDDEDDVGDEIFAEDVRANPNDDDETDISAFVEVFRTRGFILKPQSVDKSNKMFVKMEFVKHGVPTKGKWAGAGGAGKAAKKRFLEPEDSTLTPEEEAKVLKPCVYKIR; encoded by the coding sequence ATGTTTGCTGTGCCGGGATGGTCGGTCTCTGTGGCCGAATTGAAGCCACAGACAGAGCAAGAAACTCCTGCTTCACATACTCCCGCGGCTGACAATAGGCCTGACAATACTTCGCGGTCCAAGAAGCGGAAGCGGAAGCATGGCACGGAGGACAAGGTTACGAAAGCGAATGTGGATGAGATGTGGAGAAGGCATATTGAAGGCCAGGACACAAAGGAAAGAAGTGCTGTCGGAACAAAATCcagaaagcagaaaaagaaggaaaagaaattgGAGAATACAAAGCGCGATACCGAGAACTACACTGCTCAAGCCGATGCACCGAGCACCGAACGCAGAGATGGGAAGTCGAAGTCCACGAGGCTTAATGGTGATGAAATTGCCGATGAAGCCTCAGAGCTTCCTCGAAAGAAACGAAAACAGACCGAGCGGGTGGAAAATTCCATGAACGCCAAAAACAAACCGTCTACTTCTGTCGCAAGTCTGCCCCCCTCGACGTCAGAATCTAACTTGACGCCTTTGCAAAAGGCCATGCGAGATAAATTGGTATCCGCGCGGTTCCGTCACCTCAATGAAACACTCTATACAACTCCCTCGACCCAGGCGCTAGAGCTCTTCACCGCGAACCCAGAACTTTTCTCTGAGTACCATGCTGGATTTTCACGTCAGGTGAAAGAATCCTGGCCATCAAATCCCGTGGACGATTATATCCTCTCCGTGAGAACCAGAGGGCCTATCCGACCTCCGTCCAAGGGACATAAGAAGCCCGAAAGGCCTGGAGGGCCAACTGCACTGCCAAGGCGCCCAAATGGCCTATGCACTATCGCGGACCTGGGCTGCGGCGATGCGCAATTTTCGCGTGCACTTACCCCTGTGTCGAAAAaaatgaagatgaagatacTTAGCTATGACCTTCACGAAGGTGACCCTCTTATTACGAAAGCGGATATCTCATCCCTCCCGCTTGAGGATGGCACAGTCGATGTCACAATTTTCTGCCTCAGTTTAATGGGGACGAATTGGGTGTCTTTCGTCGAAGAGGCCTGGAGAGTTCTGAGGGGAGACGGCAAGGGTGAATGCTGGGTCAGTGAGGTCAAGAGTCGGTTTGGAAAAGTGACCAAGAAGAGTAAACAGGCTTCTAAGCCTCCTGCATGGAGTAAAAAtaagacgaagaagaagcgcAAGGAGACAGACGACGATGAGGACGATGTTGGCGATGAAATATTTGCCGAAGACGTGCGTGCAAACCCAAATGATGACGATGAAACTGACATATCTGCGTTTGTGGAAGTGTTCAGGACAAGAGGTTTTATTTTGAAGCCGCAGTCAGTGGATAAGTCAAATAAGATGTTTGTCAAAATGGAGTTTGTCAAGCATGGAGTGCCGACAAAGGGGAAATGGGCTGGCGCGGGGGGTGCAGGGAAAGCGGCTAAGAAGAGGTTTCTTGAGCCTGAAGATAGCACGCTAACTCCGGAGGAAGAAGCTAAGGTGTTGAAACCGTGTGTTTACAAGATCAGGTAG
- a CDS encoding uncharacterized protein (EggNog:ENOG410PKVW~BUSCO:10234at33183): MTDPRSGTIELDGSFLETLTFEGREFQKHAVENEIYYGPIDDEEIDRLDLQHRVLSGVFDHRLIFPPLESLDKVLDCGYGSGAWAVEVAEQYETCDVIGVDVSPHMRPDDIPDNLWLQVDDLNRHFTFGYNQFDLVHSRLVASGINQDRWPRYLRDIVRSLKRGGWAQMVEIYFNIQSDNGALTENHALRKWSSSYIKALEGVKDVRVGMKLTSLMTSAGLVDIESKMIPLPLSGWSNDPRMRVIGAMNRDNTQQWLSSLALYPFMQKLHMSRDELNNIITRAREEADDPSLRPYVPL; encoded by the exons ATGAC TGATCCCCGCTCAGGAACTATCGAGCTGGACGGCAGCTTTTTGGAAACATTGACCTTCGAGGGTCGGGAGTTCCAGAAACATGCAGTCGAAAATGAAATTTACTATGGCCCTATCGATGAT GAAGAGATCGATCGATTAGACCTCCAACATCGAGTGCTGAGCGGTGTCTTCGATCACCGCCTTATATTCCCTCCGCTGGAGAGCCTTGACAAGGTCCTCGACTGCGGATATGGATCTGGGGCGTGGGCGGTGGAAGTTGCAGAGCAATACGAAACTTGCGAC GTAATAGGAGTGGATGTTTCGCCGCATATGAGGCCGGATGATATCCCCGATAACCTATGGCTGCAG GTCGATGATCTAAACCGGCATTTTACCTTTGGGTATAACCAGTTTGACCTTGTTCACTCCAGGCTAGTTGCATCGGGGATAAACCAGGACAGATGGCCTAGATACCTGCGAGATATTGTCAG ATCTCTTAAGCGTGGAGGGTGGGCTCAGATGGTTGAAATATACTTCAACATCCAATCTGATAATGGAGCCTTGACAGAAAACCATGCGCTCAGAAAATGGAGCAGTAGCTATATCAAGGCGTTGGAGGGCGTGAAAGATGTGCGAGTCGGTATGAAATTAACGAGCTTGATGACATCGGCGGGGTTGGTTGATATCGAATCGAAGATGATCCCGCTCCCTTTATCAGGATGGTCGAATG ACCCAAGAATGAGAGTTATTGGAGCGATGAATAGAGACAATACGCAACAATGGCTCAGCTCGTTGGCATTATATCCGTTCATGCAAAAGCTGCATATGTCTCGCGATGAGCTGAACAACATCATCACGCGTGCGCGAGAGGAGGCAGATGACCCATCCTTAAGACCATATGTTCCACTGTAG
- the KRR1 gene encoding 90S preribosome/SSU processome component KRR1 (BUSCO:295937at4751~EggNog:ENOG410PFJP~COG:J~BUSCO:10998at33183) — protein sequence MPSTHKKDKPWDTDDIDKWKIEEFKPEDNAGGTFAEESSFVSLFPKYREVYLKETWPIITRALEKHGIACTLDLVEGSMTVKTTRKTYDPAAILKARDLIKLLARSVPAPQALKILEDGTACDIIKIRNLVRNKERFVKRRQRILGPSGSTLKALELLTNTYLLVQGNTVAAMGPYKGLKEVRRVVEDCMNNIHPIYHIKELMIKRELAKDPKLANESWDRFLPHFKKRTLSKRKKPFKVTDKSKKVYTPFPPPQEKSKVDLQIESGEYFLSKDAKERARKEEIMERQREKRAEKMKEIEKDFIPPKEDTGEKKKKKRKRQEDATDKAVDGEKKSKKRKSKEKVRTQEE from the exons ATGCCATCCACACATAAGAAAGATAAACCCTGGGATACTGACGATATAGACAAATGGAAG ATTGAAGAATTTAAACCAGAAGATAATGCTGGCGGGACCTTCGCCGAAGAATCTTCCTTTGTCAGCCTGTTCCCGAAATACCGGGAAGTCTATCTGAAGGAAACATGGCCGATAATAACGAGGGCATTGGAGAAACATGGAATCGCTTGTACGCTGGACTTGGTGGAGGGTAGTATGACGGTGAAAACTACACGAAAAACATACGACCCAGCGGCCATCCTCAAGGCACGAGATCTAATAAAACTGCTTGCTAGAAGTGTCCCAGCTCCACAG GCTCTTAAAATCCTTGAAGACGGGACGGCATGCGACATCATTAAAATTCGAAATCTGGTCCGCAACAAAGAGCGATTCGTTAAACGACGCCAACGCATCCTAGGCCCTTCCGGCTCTACCTTGAAAGCACTCGAACTCCTTACAAACACATACCTCCTCGTCCAAGGCAACACTGTGGCAGCCATGGGCCCATACAAAGGCCTGAAAGAAGTCCGTCGCGTCGTCGAAGACTGCATGAACAACATCCATCCAATCTACCATATTAAGGAATTAATGATTAAGCGCGAACTTGCCAAGGACCCCAAATTGGCAAATGAAAGCTGGGATAGATTCCTCCCACATTTTAAGAAGCGAACCTTGAGTAAGAGAAAGAAGCCCTTTAAGGTCACCGATAAGTCGAAGAAGGTGTACACGCCATTCCCACCACCGCAGGAGAAGAGCAAGGTTGATTTGCAGATTGAAAGTGGCGAATATTTCTTGAGCAAGGATGCTAAGGAGCGGGCGAGAAAGGAAGAGATTATGGAACGACAGAGGGAGAAGAGGGCAGAGAAAATGAAAGAAATAGAGAAGGATTTTATTCCACCGAAAGAAGACACAggtgaaaagaaaaagaagaaacggaAGCGCCAGGAAGACGCCACTGATAAAGCAGTGGACGGAGAGAAGAAGTCCAAAAAGCGCAAGAGTAAGGAAAAAGTCAGGACTCAAGAAGAATAG
- the PUP2 gene encoding proteasome component pup2 (EggNog:ENOG410PI7M~COG:O~MEROPS:MER0047611~BUSCO:12037at33183), which produces MFIARSEYDRGINTFSPEGRLFQVEYSLEAIKLGSTAIGVATSEGVVLGVEKRVTSTLLETSSVEKIVEIDRHIGCAMSGLQADARSMIEHARVESQNHEFHYKEPLRVESCTQAICDLALRFGEGADGEESVMSRPFGVALLIAGYDEDGPQLYHAEPSGTFYRYDAKAIGSGSEGAQAELQNEYHRSLTLAEAETLVLKTLKQVMEEKLDAKNVQLASVTKEKGFRIYDEEDMARVVSTLGEN; this is translated from the exons ATGTTTATCGCGCGATCTGAATATG ATCGTGGCATCAA CACATTTTCCCCAGAAGGCCGTCTTTTCCAGGTCGAATACTCATTGGAAGCCATCAAGCTTGGTTCGACTGCAATTGGA GTAGCGACATCAGAAGGTGTAGTTTTAGGTGTTGAGAAACGAGTTACATCTACCCTCCTAGAAACCTCCTCCGTCGAAAAGATTGTCGAGATAGACCGTCACATAGGTTGTGCTATGTCTGGTTTACAGGCCGATGCCCGATCGATGATCGAACACGCCCGCGTGGAAAGTCAAAACCATGAATTTCACTACAAAGAACCCCTCCGAGTCGAAAGCTGTACGCAGGCCATTTGCGATCTGGCTTTGAGGTTTGGAGAGGGGGCAGATGGAGAGGAGAGCGTGATGAGTAGGCCTTTCGGAGTTGCCCTTCTCATCGCAGGTTATGACGAAGATGGACCACAATT ATATCACGCAGAACCTTCTGGCACATTCTACCGCTATGATGCCAAAGCCATAGGTTCCGGCAGCGAAGGTGCCCAGGCCGAACTGCAGAATGAATATCATCGGTCCCTGACACTGGCGGAGGCAGAGACACTAGTGTTAAAGACCCTGAAACAGGTCATGGAAGAGAAGCTGGATGCGAAAAATGTACAACTGGCCAGTGTGacgaaagaaaaaggattcCGCATTTATGACGAGGAGGATATGGCTAGAGTAGTCTCTACATTGGGAGAAAACTAG
- a CDS encoding uncharacterized protein (BUSCO:78665at4751~EggNog:ENOG410PJ4F~COG:Z~BUSCO:1839at33183) yields MDAQEAAILQDLLFVFMGYEGEYIHFANTYNPELESDRLVGPSYQIMPGLDPSLRDLTMMMLKMATHYSAMEAFVEVQSRAEFGAVNHALCAAIRKLLKDYLILIAQLESQLLNNPNFTLHVLHLHTMPTAQSLAQLYSFGQELLKRNSLLAQDPDESIDDFDDVENILEQLREGGDLAPGGMSNKKFCKGGNVLGLLTQRLATFSGDPATKVLLQTLLRESSRPYMRMLNEWLHHGEIKDPHAEFLVKEQKGIKRDKLEEDYTDEYWDKRYTIRETEVPPQLETVKDKVLLAGKYLNVVRECGGVDISKEMKDVPQTFDDPRFLDNVNGAYTHANASLLNLLLTKNSLTTRFRSLKHYFFLDRSDFFSYFLELGASELRKPAKSVNEGKLQSLLDIVLRQPGSIAAQDPFKEDVKVRMNQVGLTKWLMRVVSVSGIDQDNPETNPEKYQTPASQAVDDDKDIAGFDALELDYLVPFPLSLVISRKTVLRYQLIFRHLLSLRYLESLLVNCWQDHIKVVSWTHKSSDRRVELWKRKAWALRARMLVFVQQLLYFCTAEVIEPNWQILMDRVNGDDAESTEVMVNGTKQVNRTVDELMQDHVDFLDTCLKECMLTQGKLLKVHSKLMTCCTMFASWTASSLARSLAAADPDLSGNNAKQTPGLESSRSYDPARLAKLEDTLKRYEDHFGRHLRILMDSLNYFAATESVVLLKLAHALSAIMKDE; encoded by the exons ATGGACGCCCAAGAAGCTGCAATTTTGCAAGATCTTCTTTTCGTCTTCATGGGTTATGAAGGTGAATACATTCATTTCGCGAACACGTATAATCCCGAGCTGGAATCAGATCGTCTAGTTGGGCCTTCGTACCAAATAATGCCCGGGCTAGATCCTAGCCTAAGGGATCTGACTATGATGATGCTAAAAATGGCAACCCATTACAGTGCTATGGAGGCGTTCGTGGAAGTCCAGAGCAGGGCAGAATTCGGTGCCGTGAATCATGCATTATGCGCAGCAATCCGCAAACTACTCAAAGAttatcttattcttattgCCCAATTGGAAAGCCAGCTCCTTAACAACCCGAACTTTACATTGCATGTGCTTCATCTCCATACGATGCCCACCGCGCAAAGCCTAGCTCAGCTATACTCCTTTGGCCAAGAACTACTAAAAAGAAATTCCCTTCTGGCGCAAGATCCAGACGAGTCAATTGACGACTTTGATGATGTTGAGAATATCTTAGAGCAACTAAGAGAAGGTGGAGATCTAGCGCCCGGAGGCATGTCCAACAAGAAATTTTGCAAGGGCGGCAATGTCTTGGGACTCTTGACCCAGCGGCTGGCGACATTTTCTGGAGACCCAGCAACCAAAGTATTACTGCAAACTTTGTTGCGAGAATCCAGTAGACCGTACATGAGAATGCTTAACGAGTGGCTGCACCATGGTGAAATCAAAGATCCCCATGCGGAGTTCCTTGTAAAGGAGCAAAAGGGCATCAAGCGGGATAAGCTTGAGGAAGATTACACTGATGAATACTGGGACAAACGCTATACAATCCGTGAAACTGAAGTTCCTCCACAGCTGGAGACTGTTAAGGATAAGGTGTTGCTGGCCGGAAAGTACCTCAACGTTGTGAGGGAGTGTGGTGGTGTGGATATCAGCAAGGAGATGAAAGACGTACCCCAGACCTTCGATGATCCTCGATTCCTTGATAATGTAAACGGGGCCTATACCCACGCAAATGCATCGTTGCTCAATCTTCTCTTGACCAAGAACTCCCTCACTACTCGATTCCGGTCCTTGAAGCATTATTTCTTCCTCGACCGCTCCGATTTCTTCTCTTACTTCTTAGAACTGGGAGCTTCTGAACTCCGGAAACCCGCCAAATCTGTCAACGAAGGGAAACTTCAATCGCTCCTTGACATCGTCTTGCGCCAGCCAGGGAGTATTGCTGCTCAGGATCCATTTAAGGAAGATGTTAAAGTCCGAATGAATCAAGTCGGCCTTACAAAATGGCTAATGCGTGTTGTGAGCGTATCAGGTATAGATCAAGATAATCCTGAGACGAACCCCGAAAAGTACCAGACACCGGCTTCTCAGGCGGTAGATGATGATAAAGATATTGCTGGATTTGATGCACTCGAGCTTGATTATCTTGTTCCCTTCCCTCTTTCCCTTGTTATCAGCCGCAAAACAGTCCTCCGATACCAGCTCATTTTTCGACATCTGCTATCCCTTCGGTACCTTGAATCTTTACTTGTTAACTGCTGGCAAGACCATATCAAGGTTGTCAGCTGGACGCATAAATCTTCGGATAGAAGAGTGGAATTATGgaagagaaaagcttggGCGTTGCGAGCCCGAATGCTCGTATTTGTGCAACAGTTATTATATTTCTGCACGGCCGAAGTTATAGAACCCAATTGGCAGATTCTTATGGACCGAGTCAACGGTGATGATGCTGAAAGTACCGAGGTTATGGTAAACGGAACAAAGCAAGTCAACAGGACTGTGGATGAGCTAATGCAAGATCATGTCGACTTTTTGGATACTTGCTTAAAAGAATGTATGCTAACACAGGGAAAGCTGTTGAAA GTTCATTCGAAATTAATGACTTGTTGCACAATGTTTGCATCGTGGACGGCTTCTTCGCTTGCACGTAGCCTTGCTGCGGCTGACCCAGATCTGTCAGGGAACAATGCAAAGCAGACCCCCGGGCTTGAGTCTTCAAGGTCGTATGATCCTGCTCGCTTAGCAAAGTTGGAAGATACTTTGAAGCGGTATGAGGACCATTTTGGTAGACATCTCAGAATATTAATGGATAG TTTAAATTACTTTGCAGCCACCGAGAGCGTTGTTTTATTGAAACTCGCGCATGCCTTAAGTGCCATTATGAAAGATGAGTGA